TGAAGCCGAGGTCGCTGTCCCCGGTGACCAGTTCGAGGCGCAGCCGCTCGCCTGGTGCGAGTGTGATGCTGGTGGGCCAGATCTCGACTTCGAGCAGGGTCGGCTCGCCGTGCACGAGGGGGATCTCGCGGGCGTGGGTGTGCCACGGCCGGTAGGGCAGTGACCGCTCCGGGTCGGTCTCGCGATGTGACGCCCTGAGCCAGCCCATGGCCATCGGGATCGGGTCGCCCTGCGGGCCGACAGCCGGGATCGGCTCGCCGTCGACGCCGATGTGCTGCACCCGCGCGAAGATGTCGAGGTCGTCCTGCTCGGCGCTGAGCCACAGGCGCAGCGCGACGGGACCGGTCAGCTCGAGCGGTTCGGACACCGGTGCGGTGTCGAAGCCGGCGGGGTAGGCCACCGTCGTGGCGTCTGCGGGCGGGTCCCAGTCGAGGACGCCGTCACCGAGGTGGAGTTCGCGCCACTGCGTCTGCGGGAGCGGGAAATCCGTGGCGTCCCGCCAGTCCACCTCGCGTCCGCGCCGGATCGCCAGTCGCACCGGGGCCACGCCGTCCATGCGGTCGGGCTGGTCTTTGAGGAAGCGGTCGAGGAAGCGCAACTGCAGATCCAGTGCCCACTCGGCGTAGTAGGGGTCGATGTGGGTGCCGGTGTGCACCACGAGCCACTTGTCCCGCGACGCCGCCCGGGCCCAGCCTTCGATGTTGCCGCGCAGGTGCACGTGCAGGGCGCCCCAGTTGGCGGCCGACAGCACCGGAACCGTGACCCGGCCGAGATCGACGATCCGCGTTTGGTGGTATTCGTCGAGCACGGGATGCTGCGGGAGCACCTCGCGCCAGTCGTCGCCGTCGCTGCCGTTGCGCTGGGGGGTGATCTGGCGGTTCCACCAGAACTCGACGAACCCGTGGGCGTACAGGCCGCCCTGGTAGATGAAGTCGCGGTAGAAGTCGGACGCGCCTTCCCAGATCACGATCGCGGCGAGGTGCGGCGGCTGCAGCTCCGCCACCCTCCAGCCCATGATCGCGAGCCACGAGATGCCGCTGGAAGCCACCTTGCCGTTGGACCACGTCTGTTCGGCCGCCCACTCGACGACGTCGTAGAAGTCCTCGGAATCAGCCGGGCTCATCAGGTCCATGCGGCCGGGTGACTTCCCGGTGCCCCGGGTGTCGGCGCGCAGTACCGCGTAGCCACGGGCCGTCCACCACTCGG
The window above is part of the Amycolatopsis thermoflava N1165 genome. Proteins encoded here:
- a CDS encoding CocE/NonD family hydrolase; this encodes MRIERDIEVPTRTGSPILADVFLPDDDGAFPVLASISPYGKDVHWPDRYPLYELVPQNEHMVWETPDPEWWTARGYAVLRADTRGTGKSPGRMDLMSPADSEDFYDVVEWAAEQTWSNGKVASSGISWLAIMGWRVAELQPPHLAAIVIWEGASDFYRDFIYQGGLYAHGFVEFWWNRQITPQRNGSDGDDWREVLPQHPVLDEYHQTRIVDLGRVTVPVLSAANWGALHVHLRGNIEGWARAASRDKWLVVHTGTHIDPYYAEWALDLQLRFLDRFLKDQPDRMDGVAPVRLAIRRGREVDWRDATDFPLPQTQWRELHLGDGVLDWDPPADATTVAYPAGFDTAPVSEPLELTGPVALRLWLSAEQDDLDIFARVQHIGVDGEPIPAVGPQGDPIPMAMGWLRASHRETDPERSLPYRPWHTHAREIPLVHGEPTLLEVEIWPTSITLAPGERLRLELVTGDSDLGFMTHDHPDLRRPATTATIHLGGDHASHLLVPVIPR